In Planctomycetota bacterium, a single window of DNA contains:
- a CDS encoding zf-HC2 domain-containing protein codes for MIKCNEVINELEAYRRDETAPELKALIASHLGACPACQSELKALEQLDTLLDAYQVAPATGNLQAGLNQKIDKLERAYRFHLGWRRVGLLASAAVVMVAALVWLVNPFNGSDTEIIANIELLEDMETAQVADIVQDYELVEAMPEIMDADLNGE; via the coding sequence ATGATTAAGTGTAATGAGGTTATTAATGAGTTAGAGGCCTACCGCCGGGACGAGACGGCACCGGAATTAAAGGCCCTGATAGCGTCGCATCTGGGTGCCTGCCCCGCCTGCCAAAGCGAGTTAAAGGCGTTGGAGCAATTGGATACCCTGCTGGATGCCTATCAGGTTGCGCCGGCAACCGGCAATCTCCAGGCCGGGCTTAACCAAAAGATAGATAAATTAGAACGCGCCTATAGGTTCCATCTGGGCTGGCGCCGGGTCGGATTGCTGGCCTCGGCGGCCGTGGTTATGGTGGCCGCCCTAGTCTGGCTGGTCAACCCATTTAACGGCTCAGATACCGAGATAATCGCCAATATCGAACTCTTAGAGGACATGGAAACCGCCCAAGTGGCGGATATCGTCCAGGATTATGAACTGGTTGAGGCAATGCCCGAGATTATGGATGCGGACCTGAACGGAGAATAA
- a CDS encoding FAD-binding oxidoreductase, with translation MSKTADIVIIGGGVIGASIAYHLSQAGARNIVLLEKNLLGSGSSGKAAGLTILQWANEIDVQLVQGSLDIYRELIKRNKDIKFHQSGLIYLATTAQEEQYLRDSQTLLNKYNIKSDWLDRAGIRKHLGHWMHLDDFPAGLYTPEDGYLDPFQIVNGFAKEARRNGAKLYEMAPVTGLRRTGDIFEVTSSEGTFSTPLLINAAGCWAKKVGELLGLKLPLKPYRTQIAVLKPSHPLPQNITAVYDINRNVYFHSETGGLLLAGDGTTETEENPDQFRQKADNAFLEEIAQKISYLIPGMADAGVANSWAGLVTATPDRMPIIGRMPEIPNFILATGDNGYGFMRAGMLGKLVAEIALNKPPSIIIDKLTLNRFGNKDFSEFKITQGMGL, from the coding sequence ATGAGCAAGACAGCAGATATTGTTATCATCGGCGGAGGGGTAATCGGCGCCAGCATCGCCTACCACCTCTCACAGGCCGGAGCCAGAAATATCGTCCTGCTGGAAAAGAACCTGCTGGGCAGCGGCTCATCCGGCAAGGCGGCCGGATTGACCATACTCCAGTGGGCCAATGAGATTGACGTCCAGCTGGTTCAGGGCTCTCTGGATATCTACCGGGAACTTATCAAACGCAATAAGGATATCAAATTCCACCAGAGCGGCCTGATTTATCTGGCCACCACTGCTCAGGAGGAACAATATCTCAGGGACTCGCAGACACTGTTAAATAAATATAATATCAAATCCGACTGGCTGGACCGGGCCGGCATCCGCAAACATCTCGGGCACTGGATGCATCTGGATGATTTTCCGGCCGGACTATACACACCGGAGGACGGCTATCTCGACCCATTCCAGATTGTCAACGGCTTTGCCAAGGAAGCACGCCGAAACGGCGCCAAGCTATACGAAATGGCGCCGGTTACGGGCCTCCGCAGAACTGGCGATATTTTTGAAGTCACATCAAGCGAGGGAACATTCTCCACTCCCCTGCTCATTAATGCGGCCGGATGCTGGGCCAAGAAGGTGGGCGAACTGCTGGGCCTGAAACTGCCTTTAAAGCCATACCGGACCCAGATTGCGGTATTGAAACCCTCGCATCCCCTGCCTCAGAACATCACGGCGGTCTATGATATTAACCGGAATGTCTATTTCCACTCTGAGACCGGCGGACTGCTCCTGGCCGGCGACGGCACCACCGAAACCGAGGAGAATCCGGACCAGTTCCGGCAGAAGGCTGACAACGCATTCCTGGAAGAGATTGCCCAGAAGATTTCATACCTGATACCCGGGATGGCCGATGCGGGCGTGGCCAACAGCTGGGCCGGGTTAGTCACGGCCACGCCGGACCGGATGCCGATTATCGGCCGGATGCCTGAGATACCCAATTTTATCCTGGCTACCGGCGATAACGGCTATGGCTTTATGCGAGCCGGGATGCTGGGCAAGCTTGTGGCTGAGATAGCCCTAAATAAACCGCCTTCTATTATTATAGACAAATTGACTCTGAACCGCTTCGGCAATAAGGATTTCTCCGAATTCAAGATTACCCAGGGCATGGGCCTGTAA